The genomic stretch CGGCTCCACCGCGCTGTCGTCGTAGACGGTGGGCATCTCGTCCACCGCCGTCTCGGCGTCGACCAGGGTCTCCGAGTGCGCGCCGCACCCGTGGTCGGCGCTGACCGCCCGACCGTCGTCGGGCGCGTAGAAGTTGCCGCACACACCGAAACACTGCCGCAGGTTACCGGCGAGGGGCAGGTAGAAGCCGCAGGTGCCACAGCGGGCAGCGGCGGGCGCAGCGGTCGAGATGGGCGCCGACGGGCCGTGGTCGCCGTCGTACCAGCGCTGCGCCGCCTCGGCCCGGCCCTCCCGCGACAGCACCCGGGGCCGACCGAGCCCCAACTCCCACGCGGTCTCCTCGACCGCCGGGTCGTCGGAGAGCAGGTATCCGGGCTGGAGCCGCTCGTCGTCCGGCGGCGTCGGCAGCAGGTCACCGGGGCCCAGATCGCCCGGCTTGAGCCGCTCCTGCCAGGGCAGCCAACCGGGCGCGAGTAGCGCGTCCGGACCGGGCAGCAGCACCGTCTCACAGATCGTCACGGTCCGGCTGCGCGGCACCCGGGCGACCGTGACCGCCCACCGCCAACCGCGGTATCCGGCCTGGCGGCACTCGAAGTAGTGGGTGACGAGTCGGTCACCCTCGGCCACGACTTGCAGGTGGTCGCCGACGTCGTCGGGATCCACCTCGGTGATGCCGGCGCGGGCCACCTCGACGGCGGCGGCGCAGACCTGGTCGAGACGAGCGGCGCGGGCGGAGGTGGGCCTGGTCACCCAACCATTGTCACCCATGCGCGGGGTTGGCTGTGAGGCACTCCCCAGAGGTGTTCTGTGGCGGTGGCGCGCCAAGTGCCGGGTGGATGGTTCAGGATGGGTGCCATGCCGCTGTCCTCCCGCCCCGAGAGGTCCCTCCTGGGGCGGACCGTCGGCACCGGAATCCGGGCCGTCCGGCTGCTGCTGCGCGGCTCGGTCAGCAGCGGACGCTGGGTGACCCGCAGTGCCGCCCGGGCCCGGTCCCGGGGGGCCGGCGGCGAGACCGGCATGGTCCGCATGTTCGATCTGCACGCCGTCTCCTGCGCCGGAGACACGCTGATCGCCATCGGTCTGGCCGGGACGATCTTCTTCAACGTGCCGCTCGGCGAGGCCCGCAGCAAGGTCGCGCTCTACCTGCTGGTGACCATGGTGCCGTTCGCCATGCTCGCCCCGGTGGTCGGCCCGCTGCTCGACCACTTCCGGCACGGCCGGCGGTACGCGTTGGCCACGACCATGCTGGGCCGAGCCTTCCTGGCCTGGCTGATCTCCGACTACATCCACGGATTCGGGCTGTACCCGGCGGCCTTCGGCGTACTCGCGCTCTCCCGGGCGTACGGCGTGGCGCGGTCCGCCGCCGTGCCCAGACTGCTGCCCGAAGGACTCGGGCTGTCCCAGGTCGGCGCACGCGCCAGCGTGTACGGCACGGTGGCCGGTGCCCTGGTCGCGCCGATCGGGCTGGCCGCGTTCTGGTTCGGGCCGCAGTGGCCGCTCCGGGTCGCCTCGGTCATCTTCCTGATCGGCATGGTGGTGGCGCTCCGACTACCGCCGAAGGCCGACTCCGAGCCACCGGAGCGGGTGCCCCGACCGTTCCGCGCGTTGTTGCGCCGTACCGGTGACCGACCACTCGGCCGGGGCCGACCCGCCGGGCGGTTGGTGATCTCCACCCTCGTCGGCGCGGCCACGTTACGCGCGGTCTACGGCTTCCTGCTGCTCTTCCTCGCCTTCACCATCAAGGCGGGCGACCTGACCACCGTGGTGTTCGGCCGCGACCTGGGCGACGAGGGGGCGCTCGGGGTGGTCGGCGGCGCCTTGGCCGTCGGCACGTTCCTGGCCACCGCGATCGGCACCCGACTGCGTATCCACCGGCCGGCCGCACTCCAGTCCAGCGGCATGATCATCCTGGCCGGGGTCGGCGTGCTCACCGTCCTGAACTTCTCCCTGCCGATGGTCGCCCTGCTCTGCGTGGTCGCGGCCATGATGAGCGGCATCGCCAAGCTGGCCGTGGACGCCTCGATCCAGGAACGCATCCCGGAACGGCTGCGGGCGAGTTCCTTCGCGCACTCCGAGACTGCCCTGATGCTCGCCTTCGTGGCCGGCGGCGGGCTGGGACTCGTACCCTTCGAGGGCTGGATCGGCATCGCGGTCGCCGCCGGTGTCGCCACGCTCGCCGCCGCGCGCGGCATGGAGATGGCCCGCAGGCTGCGGGCCGAGCGGTTGCGCGGCCGGCCGCTGACCGACGACGAGCTGGCCAGCGAGGAACGGGCCGCCGACGAACAGGCCGCCACCGAGCAGGCCGCCCGGGACAAGAAGGCCGCTGAACAGGCCGAAGCCGCCGAACAGGCGAGGGCCGCCGACGCCGCGCCAACCTCCCCGGCGCCCTACCAGGGCGGCACGGCCGACGAGCGCGACCTCGCACCGCCCGGCTTCCACATCTACCGTCCGTCGTCGGCCGTCACCGGCGGCGACGACGAGACCCGACGCAGTTCGCCGGGATCGATCCCGTGACCGGTCTGCTCGTGGTCACCGCGGTACCCGCTGAGGCGGAGGCGATCCAGGCCGGTCTCACCGACCCCACCGTGGCGGTGGTGCCGGTGGGCGTGGGCCCGGCCGTCGCAGGCGCGGCGGCCGCCCGTCTCCTCGCCCTCGCCGAGGGTGCCGGACGGCCGTACCGAGGGGTGGTCAGCGCCGGCGTGGCCGGCGGTTTCCGGGGCCGGGTACCGGTCGGCGGCACGGTGCTCGGCACCCGGGCCGTCGCCGCCGACCTCGGTGCCGAGTCGCCCGACGGCTTCATCCCCCTCGACGACCTCGGTATGCCGGCAGAACTGCTCGGCGGCGGCACCTCCATCGCCGTCGACCCGACCCTGCTGGCCACTCTGCGCGCCGCGCTACCGGACGCCACCGTCGGGCCGGTGCTGACCGTCAACACCGTGACCGGCACCGCCGCCAGCACCGAGGCGTTAAGCCGGCGTCACCCGGACGCCGTGGCCGAGGCCATGGAGGGGTACGGCGTGGCCGTCGCCGCCGCCCACGCCGGCGTGCCCTTCGCGGAGCTGCGGACCGTCTCCAACCCGATCGGCCCCCGCGACCGTGATGCCTGGCGGATGCGCGAGGCGCTCGTCGCCCTCACCGCCGCCGCCTCCGCCCTGCGTTAGCCGCCGGCCGCGCCCTGCGTTAGCCGCCACCGTTCTGCGCTGGTCCGCTGTTCCCGCCAGCCCCGCTGTTCCCGCCGGTCCCGGTGTTCCAGGCGGAACGACACGGGTCTGCTCGACTAGATGCGGAAGCCGCAGGCCGACAGGAAGCGCGCTCCACCGAACTCCGCAATGGCGCAGACCGCTGCCAGGCCGACCCCACGTGTCTCCTCGACGAGCCGGCCCACCAGTCGCCGTCCGATGCCCAACCGCTGCAGCCGGGGAGCAACCAGCACACCGTCCAACACCACCTCGCGCCGGTCACCCAACTCCTCGCCGTACAGCAGGTC from Micromonospora craniellae encodes the following:
- a CDS encoding DUF3027 domain-containing protein — its product is MGDNGWVTRPTSARAARLDQVCAAAVEVARAGITEVDPDDVGDHLQVVAEGDRLVTHYFECRQAGYRGWRWAVTVARVPRSRTVTICETVLLPGPDALLAPGWLPWQERLKPGDLGPGDLLPTPPDDERLQPGYLLSDDPAVEETAWELGLGRPRVLSREGRAEAAQRWYDGDHGPSAPISTAAPAAARCGTCGFYLPLAGNLRQCFGVCGNFYAPDDGRAVSADHGCGAHSETLVDAETAVDEMPTVYDDSAVEPMPVSRAPGSVEPGESAEPYGHS
- a CDS encoding MFS transporter; translated protein: MPLSSRPERSLLGRTVGTGIRAVRLLLRGSVSSGRWVTRSAARARSRGAGGETGMVRMFDLHAVSCAGDTLIAIGLAGTIFFNVPLGEARSKVALYLLVTMVPFAMLAPVVGPLLDHFRHGRRYALATTMLGRAFLAWLISDYIHGFGLYPAAFGVLALSRAYGVARSAAVPRLLPEGLGLSQVGARASVYGTVAGALVAPIGLAAFWFGPQWPLRVASVIFLIGMVVALRLPPKADSEPPERVPRPFRALLRRTGDRPLGRGRPAGRLVISTLVGAATLRAVYGFLLLFLAFTIKAGDLTTVVFGRDLGDEGALGVVGGALAVGTFLATAIGTRLRIHRPAALQSSGMIILAGVGVLTVLNFSLPMVALLCVVAAMMSGIAKLAVDASIQERIPERLRASSFAHSETALMLAFVAGGGLGLVPFEGWIGIAVAAGVATLAAARGMEMARRLRAERLRGRPLTDDELASEERAADEQAATEQAARDKKAAEQAEAAEQARAADAAPTSPAPYQGGTADERDLAPPGFHIYRPSSAVTGGDDETRRSSPGSIP
- a CDS encoding futalosine hydrolase yields the protein MTGLLVVTAVPAEAEAIQAGLTDPTVAVVPVGVGPAVAGAAAARLLALAEGAGRPYRGVVSAGVAGGFRGRVPVGGTVLGTRAVAADLGAESPDGFIPLDDLGMPAELLGGGTSIAVDPTLLATLRAALPDATVGPVLTVNTVTGTAASTEALSRRHPDAVAEAMEGYGVAVAAAHAGVPFAELRTVSNPIGPRDRDAWRMREALVALTAAASALR